The following are from one region of the Flavobacteriaceae bacterium UJ101 genome:
- a CDS encoding dihydrolipoyl dehydrogenase (Lipoamide dehydrogenase is a component of the alpha- ketoacid dehydrogenase complexes; Belongs to the class-I pyridine nucleotide-disulfide oxidoreductase family.; KEGG: pael:T223_13385 dihydrolipoamide dehydrogenase) codes for MKYDVIVLGSGPGGYVAAIRAAQLGLKTAIVEKENLGGICLNWGCIPTKALLKSAQVFKYLQHAEDFGLKAEGVGYEFDKVIERSRGVANKMSKGVEFLLKKNKVDVLWGAGKLKPGKKMDVTNEGKTTEYSADHIIIATGARSRVLPNLPQDGKKVIGYRQALTLPEVPKKLIVVGSGAIGVEFADFYHTMGAEVTIVEFLPRIVPVEDEDVSKQLERSFKKKGIKVMTNSSVEKVDTSGEGVKAHVKTKKGEEILEADIVLSAVGVETNLEGIGLEDVGISTDRGRVLVSDYYQTNVPGYYAIGDIVPGPALAHVASAEGIICVEKIAGMHVEAMDYGNIPGCTYCHPEISSVGLTETQAKEKGFDIKVGKFPFTANGKATANGDSEGFIKVIFDAKYGEWLGCHMIGNGVTDMIAEAVVARKLETTGHEVLKAVHPHPTLSEMVMEAVADAYDEVIHI; via the coding sequence ATGAAATACGATGTAATCGTTTTAGGTAGTGGTCCTGGTGGATATGTAGCAGCTATCAGAGCAGCACAATTAGGATTAAAAACTGCCATCGTTGAAAAAGAAAATTTAGGTGGAATTTGCTTAAACTGGGGATGTATTCCTACCAAAGCCCTTTTAAAAAGTGCTCAAGTATTCAAATATTTACAACATGCAGAAGATTTTGGTTTAAAAGCAGAAGGTGTTGGATATGAATTTGATAAAGTAATTGAGCGTTCTCGTGGAGTTGCCAACAAAATGAGTAAAGGAGTTGAATTCTTATTAAAAAAGAATAAAGTTGATGTTCTTTGGGGAGCTGGAAAACTAAAACCAGGGAAAAAGATGGATGTTACCAATGAAGGTAAAACAACTGAATATTCAGCTGATCACATCATTATCGCTACAGGGGCTCGTTCACGTGTATTACCTAACTTACCTCAAGATGGTAAAAAAGTAATCGGTTATCGTCAAGCTTTAACGTTACCTGAAGTTCCTAAAAAATTAATCGTAGTTGGATCTGGAGCTATTGGAGTTGAATTTGCTGACTTTTATCACACAATGGGTGCCGAAGTTACAATTGTAGAGTTTTTACCTCGTATTGTTCCTGTAGAAGATGAAGATGTTTCGAAACAATTGGAACGTTCTTTCAAGAAAAAAGGAATTAAAGTTATGACCAATTCTTCTGTTGAAAAAGTAGATACTTCTGGAGAAGGTGTAAAAGCTCATGTTAAAACCAAAAAAGGAGAAGAAATTTTAGAAGCAGATATCGTATTATCAGCAGTAGGTGTTGAAACCAATTTAGAAGGAATCGGTTTAGAAGATGTAGGTATATCTACAGATCGTGGTCGTGTTTTAGTAAGCGATTACTACCAAACTAATGTTCCAGGTTATTATGCTATTGGAGATATTGTTCCTGGACCTGCATTAGCACACGTTGCTTCTGCTGAAGGAATTATCTGTGTAGAAAAAATTGCTGGAATGCATGTAGAAGCAATGGATTATGGAAATATTCCTGGTTGTACTTATTGTCATCCTGAAATTTCATCTGTTGGTTTAACAGAAACTCAAGCAAAAGAAAAAGGATTTGATATCAAAGTAGGTAAATTTCCTTTCACTGCTAATGGTAAAGCTACAGCCAATGGTGATTCTGAAGGATTCATTAAAGTAATCTTCGACGCTAAATATGGTGAATGGCTAGGATGCCACATGATTGGTAACGGTGTAACCGATATGATTGCTGAAGCAGTTGTTGCTCGTAAATTAGAAACAACAGGTCATGAAGTATTAAAAGCAGTACACCCTCACCCAACTTTAAGTGAAATGGTAATGGAAGCGGTTGCCGACGCTTATGATGAAGTGATTCATATCTAA
- a CDS encoding DNA helicase (KEGG: tga:TGAM_0975 ATP-dependent DNA helicase RecG): MSMKKHLLLVVPLFGLFSLLKSQEIEWQKSLGGAQEEYLFDAIPTLDYGYIVAGSSVSSSSGTKELHSYGNLDYWIWKMKENGDLEWEQNLGGAGNDFLRSIRYTSDGGYILGGSSDSPINEVKTDSCRGKQDYWVVKLDAFGATQWQRTLGGSEDDQLEVIRPLSDNEGYILAGTSSSSNHFEKEEETRGNTDYWIVKINASGATLWQKTLGGNYADQVKGLEVLPENKGYIVYGYSNSTISGDKETKNHGLGDVWVVRLTSEGEVLWQENYGGKGDDIPTSLQITEEGNYVLLGYSNSNTEEGMDYWLMEFDDLGSIHFEETYNVGTTDIATGLTKNKDHSYLISGYTRTNYKNTNGQESKGIEDYVVLKVDKRGKKQWERQIGGKGSDRLLNTVQTRDGGYLLSGTSNSNANRDKSERSNGLKDYWVVKLKDEAVDVEEIEEDRSIQLYPVPTERYLTVVVPYDFQQGSAHIYDYAGRLLQSQELKSRTEVLDLLALGSGLYIIKIQTEKEEVSKKIIKK, encoded by the coding sequence ATGAGTATGAAAAAACATCTACTGTTAGTAGTTCCATTGTTTGGATTATTTTCTTTATTAAAATCCCAAGAGATCGAGTGGCAAAAGAGCTTGGGAGGAGCTCAGGAGGAGTATTTATTTGATGCCATTCCCACCTTAGATTACGGATATATAGTAGCAGGAAGTTCCGTTTCCTCTAGTAGCGGTACCAAAGAATTACATTCTTATGGTAATTTAGACTATTGGATTTGGAAGATGAAGGAGAACGGCGACTTAGAATGGGAACAAAATCTAGGGGGAGCAGGGAATGACTTTTTACGAAGCATTCGCTATACTTCCGATGGAGGGTATATTTTAGGAGGTTCCTCTGATTCCCCTATTAATGAAGTAAAAACCGATTCGTGCAGAGGAAAGCAAGACTATTGGGTGGTCAAATTAGACGCCTTTGGGGCTACCCAGTGGCAAAGGACTTTAGGAGGGTCAGAAGACGATCAGTTGGAAGTGATTCGTCCATTAAGTGATAATGAGGGGTACATTCTAGCAGGAACATCAAGTTCATCAAACCACTTTGAAAAAGAAGAAGAAACCCGAGGCAACACGGATTATTGGATTGTAAAGATAAACGCCTCAGGGGCTACCCTGTGGCAGAAAACCTTAGGAGGGAACTATGCTGATCAAGTAAAGGGTTTAGAAGTATTACCAGAGAACAAAGGCTATATCGTATACGGTTATTCGAATTCTACCATTTCAGGAGACAAAGAAACAAAAAATCATGGTTTAGGTGATGTTTGGGTAGTGCGTTTAACATCAGAAGGTGAAGTGCTATGGCAAGAGAACTATGGAGGAAAAGGGGATGATATCCCGACAAGTTTGCAAATCACAGAAGAAGGGAACTATGTATTATTAGGTTACAGTAATAGTAATACGGAAGAAGGTATGGACTATTGGTTAATGGAATTTGATGATTTAGGAAGCATACATTTTGAAGAGACCTACAACGTAGGAACTACGGATATAGCGACAGGACTTACGAAGAACAAAGATCATAGTTATTTAATTAGTGGCTATACCCGAACGAATTATAAGAATACGAATGGTCAGGAGTCTAAAGGAATAGAGGACTATGTGGTACTCAAAGTAGATAAGAGAGGAAAGAAACAGTGGGAGAGGCAGATAGGAGGAAAAGGATCAGATCGTTTATTGAATACGGTACAGACAAGAGATGGTGGATATTTACTATCTGGAACATCGAATTCAAATGCTAACCGAGACAAAAGTGAAAGAAGTAATGGTTTGAAGGATTACTGGGTGGTGAAGTTAAAAGATGAGGCAGTGGATGTAGAGGAAATAGAAGAAGATCGAAGCATTCAATTGTATCCTGTTCCCACGGAGCGTTATCTAACAGTGGTAGTACCGTATGATTTTCAACAAGGATCAGCCCATATTTATGATTATGCAGGTCGTTTATTGCAAAGTCAGGAGTTAAAGAGTAGAACGGAAGTATTGGATTTACTGGCCTTAGGCAGTGGTTTGTATATCATAAAGATCCAAACGGAGAAAGAAGAAGTAAGTAAGAAGATAATAAAGAAATAA
- a CDS encoding inositol 2-dehydrogenase (Glycosidase (By similarity). Has no alpha-N- acetylgalactosaminidase activity; Belongs to the Gfo/Idh/MocA family. Glycosyl hydrolase 109 subfamily.; KEGG: ecq:ECED1_0304 myo-inositol 2-dehydrogenase / D-chiro-inositol 1-dehydrogenase): MNRNKFLKSLIGTSALLTTPLYSFGHINSDFIQQALEDVSKKVTGSAFGLKTKPIEKVRVGIIGLGNRGQVLTQMFHWLIENNRAEIIALSDLNQQKVDTVIDKIQPLQKEKIISYCNNENDWKNLIKRDDLDLILIATPWELHTPMALYSMEHGKHVACEVPIAYTIEDCWKLIETAEKTQRHCIMIENCCYNEEELWVLNMIENGIFGDLTHAEGAYIHDLRKHMLDSHYYQDQWRIKHHVNRDGNFYTTHGLGPISMYMKIGRGDTFSHLTSMSSRELNLSQTAKQFNKPYTSIKCGDMNTTMIKTEKGKTIMLQFDVHTGSPYSRINKVIGTHAVHNGYPSRLYIDDKKELKYWGHEWLSKEDFIKYKKDFKHPMIKKLQGISENYKQGHGGMDFVMVYRLITCLNLGLPLDINIYDSVMWSAITPLSELSVLQNSNSIKIPDFTGGTWKKERELEIMRDLS; encoded by the coding sequence ATGAATAGAAATAAGTTTCTTAAATCGTTAATAGGCACTTCTGCTTTATTAACAACACCTTTATATTCTTTTGGTCATATAAATTCTGATTTTATTCAACAAGCTTTAGAAGATGTTTCAAAAAAAGTAACCGGATCTGCTTTTGGTTTAAAAACTAAACCTATAGAAAAAGTTCGAGTTGGAATAATTGGATTAGGAAACCGTGGGCAAGTTTTAACACAAATGTTTCATTGGTTAATTGAAAATAATCGTGCTGAGATTATTGCTTTATCTGATCTAAACCAACAAAAAGTTGATACTGTTATTGATAAAATTCAACCGCTTCAAAAAGAAAAAATAATTTCATATTGTAATAATGAAAACGATTGGAAAAACTTAATTAAAAGAGACGATCTTGATTTAATACTGATTGCAACTCCTTGGGAATTACATACTCCAATGGCATTATATAGCATGGAACACGGGAAACATGTCGCTTGCGAAGTTCCTATTGCTTATACGATAGAAGATTGCTGGAAACTTATAGAAACAGCAGAGAAAACTCAAAGGCATTGTATTATGATTGAGAATTGCTGTTACAATGAAGAAGAACTTTGGGTTTTAAATATGATTGAGAATGGTATTTTTGGAGATTTAACTCATGCAGAAGGAGCTTACATACATGATTTAAGAAAACATATGTTAGACTCTCATTATTACCAAGATCAATGGCGTATTAAACATCATGTAAATCGTGATGGAAATTTTTATACCACTCATGGTTTAGGGCCCATTAGCATGTATATGAAAATTGGACGTGGCGATACTTTTTCCCATTTAACATCGATGAGTTCAAGAGAGTTAAATCTAAGTCAAACAGCCAAACAATTTAACAAACCTTATACTTCTATTAAATGTGGTGACATGAATACTACAATGATTAAAACAGAAAAAGGAAAAACTATTATGTTACAATTTGATGTACATACAGGCAGTCCTTATTCTCGTATTAACAAAGTAATTGGTACTCATGCAGTACATAACGGTTATCCTAGTCGATTATACATTGATGATAAAAAAGAATTAAAATATTGGGGACATGAATGGCTATCGAAAGAAGATTTCATCAAGTACAAAAAAGATTTTAAGCACCCTATGATTAAAAAATTACAAGGAATTAGTGAAAATTATAAACAAGGACATGGGGGTATGGATTTTGTTATGGTCTACCGCTTAATTACTTGCTTAAACCTAGGCTTACCATTAGATATTAACATATATGATAGTGTTATGTGGAGTGCTATTACTCCACTATCTGAATTATCAGTTTTACAAAATAGTAATTCAATCAAAATACCTGACTTTACTGGAGGAACATGGAAAAAAGAACGTGAGTTAGAAATTATGAGAGATTTATCGTAA
- the TDH gene encoding L-threonine 3-dehydrogenase (Belongs to the NAD(P)-dependent epimerase/dehydratase family.; KEGG: psoj:PHYSODRAFT_246627 threonine 3-dehydrogenase) — protein MSNEIIIVTGASGQIGSDLVLKLRELYGNDNVIATDIKDPSKEVLESGPFEEFNVMNRERLQELIKQYKPTQIYHLAAMLSATGEKMPLKAWDLNMNSLLSILEEAREGHFKRVFFPSSIAVYGRNIAREQTPQHSPKNPSTVYGISKLAGEKWCEYYYNRYGVDVRSLRYPGLISWKTEAGGGTTDYAVDIFYKALSEKKYTSFLSASTALPMMYMDDAIKATIDLMQADEKELTVRSSYNLGGISFAPKEIAAEIKKHIPEFKIDYEPDYRQTIADTWPISINDTSARTDWNWQHNYNLEDMVKEMLTQLKEKLNVIT, from the coding sequence GTGTCAAACGAAATTATTATAGTAACAGGAGCTTCAGGACAAATCGGAAGTGATTTAGTCCTGAAATTGAGAGAATTATACGGGAACGATAATGTTATTGCTACAGATATCAAAGATCCTTCAAAAGAAGTCTTAGAATCAGGGCCTTTTGAAGAGTTTAATGTCATGAACCGTGAACGTTTACAAGAATTAATAAAACAATATAAACCTACACAAATCTATCATTTAGCAGCAATGCTATCTGCAACAGGAGAAAAAATGCCTCTAAAAGCATGGGATTTGAATATGAATTCTTTACTTTCTATTTTAGAAGAAGCAAGAGAAGGCCACTTTAAACGTGTATTTTTCCCTAGTTCTATTGCTGTTTACGGTCGAAATATAGCACGAGAACAAACACCTCAACATTCTCCTAAGAATCCTTCTACCGTATATGGTATTAGTAAATTAGCTGGTGAAAAATGGTGTGAATATTATTATAATCGATATGGTGTTGATGTTCGAAGTTTACGCTATCCAGGGCTTATCAGTTGGAAAACAGAAGCTGGTGGGGGAACAACCGATTATGCTGTTGACATTTTCTACAAAGCTTTATCTGAAAAAAAATATACTTCTTTCCTATCTGCTAGCACTGCTTTACCTATGATGTACATGGATGATGCCATCAAAGCTACCATTGATTTAATGCAAGCAGATGAAAAAGAGCTTACCGTACGTTCTTCTTATAATTTAGGTGGAATTTCATTTGCTCCTAAAGAAATTGCTGCAGAAATCAAAAAGCATATTCCTGAGTTTAAAATTGATTACGAACCTGATTATCGTCAAACGATTGCTGATACATGGCCTATCAGTATTAACGATACTTCTGCTCGTACTGATTGGAATTGGCAACACAACTATAACTTGGAAGATATGGTGAAAGAGATGTTAACACAATTAAAAGAAAAATTAAACGTTATTACATAA
- a CDS encoding na(+)/H(+) antiporter NhaP (Na(+)/H(+) antiporter that extrudes sodium in exchange for external protons. Has also weak Li(+)/H(+) antiport activity; Belongs to the monovalent cation:proton antiporter 1 (CPA1) transporter (TC 2.A.36) family.): MDPFLIATILIVIAALFSCLNIKLLKLPNTIGLVIITIIASLCAIVISFFDDTFLQAVKQFISHIDFTHILLDIMLSFLLFTGSFHTNLKQLKVQRLAIIIFATLGTLVSTFLVGGFTYLILPIIGLPIDFIYCLLFGALISPTDPIAVLGILKQAGIPKRLENIIVGESLFNDGVGVVIFLTVFKIAESKKSNLELFNVFHLFGQEVLGGIIFGILLGWLTARLLRIIDDYSVQIIITLATIMGGTILAQHFHFSAPLSMVAIGLIVGNNPTKNDSKSKMTALYINKFWELVDILLNAILFVMIGLELLILIYNEDYLIASLLVLPLVLFSRYLSLFLPIFILRKRLKFVPKMEIIMTWGGLRGGISIALALSLTSDMHRELFLVITYMIVIFSIIIQGLSIEPLVKNLDLKIKK, translated from the coding sequence ATGGATCCTTTCTTAATTGCTACTATACTAATAGTTATAGCAGCTTTATTTAGCTGTTTAAATATCAAATTATTAAAACTCCCTAATACCATTGGATTGGTTATCATTACCATAATTGCTAGTCTGTGTGCTATCGTTATCAGTTTTTTTGATGACACATTTTTACAAGCTGTAAAACAATTCATATCCCACATAGACTTTACACATATTCTATTGGATATTATGCTTAGCTTTTTACTTTTTACGGGCTCTTTTCATACCAATCTTAAACAATTAAAAGTCCAACGCTTAGCAATTATTATTTTTGCAACCTTAGGAACCTTAGTTTCTACATTTTTAGTAGGAGGTTTCACCTATCTTATTTTACCTATAATAGGTCTACCCATCGATTTTATTTACTGTCTATTATTTGGTGCCTTGATTTCACCTACCGACCCTATTGCTGTATTAGGAATTTTAAAACAAGCTGGTATTCCTAAAAGATTAGAAAATATTATTGTAGGGGAATCATTATTCAATGACGGTGTTGGAGTAGTCATTTTTCTTACTGTTTTTAAAATTGCAGAATCAAAAAAATCTAATTTAGAACTTTTTAATGTTTTTCATTTATTCGGACAAGAAGTACTAGGTGGAATTATTTTTGGTATTCTATTAGGATGGTTGACCGCTCGATTATTACGAATTATTGATGATTACAGTGTTCAAATTATTATTACACTGGCTACTATTATGGGAGGAACTATACTAGCACAACATTTTCATTTTTCAGCACCTTTATCAATGGTCGCAATTGGATTAATTGTTGGAAACAACCCTACTAAAAATGATTCTAAATCAAAAATGACAGCTCTTTATATCAATAAATTTTGGGAATTGGTTGATATTTTATTGAATGCAATTCTATTTGTAATGATAGGACTGGAATTATTAATTTTGATTTACAATGAAGATTACTTAATTGCTAGTTTATTGGTTTTACCTCTAGTATTATTCTCTCGTTATTTATCTTTATTTCTACCTATTTTCATCCTACGCAAGAGGTTGAAATTTGTTCCTAAAATGGAAATAATCATGACTTGGGGTGGTCTAAGAGGTGGAATATCAATTGCTTTGGCTTTAAGCCTTACAAGTGATATGCATCGTGAACTTTTCTTAGTTATAACCTATATGATTGTAATCTTCTCTATTATTATTCAAGGTTTAAGTATTGAACCTTTAGTAAAAAACCTTGATTTGAAAATCAAAAAATAA